In the Afipia sp. GAS231 genome, GACGGAGAACATAAGCTGAAACCGCAGTTCCGATTTCATGTCGCGTTCCCCTCGCCTCCGCTCACTGGTTCGCCACGAGATAGCGCTTGGCATCGGCAAGGATCACATCGCGCACCGCCTCGTGGTACTTGACGTAGCCAGTGCAGCGGCAGAGGTGACCGTCGAGCGCATCCGCGACGGTCTGCTCGAGTTCGGCGCGGTTGACCGGCGTCTTGGCCAAACGTTCCAGCAGAACCTGGCCCTCGTTCAAAAACCCCGCCGTGCAATAGCCGCACTGGAACGCAAAGTGGGCGATAAACGCCTTCTGGAGCGCGGAAAGCTCGCCATCCTTCGCATGGCCCTCGACGGTACGGATCGCCTTGCCGTCGAAACTCACCGCCGAGGTGACACAGGTCGGGCTGGTGTAGCTCGTACCGTCAGGATTATCGACGATGACGGCGCAACTCAGGCACTGCGCAGCACCGCAGCCGAACTTGGTACCGGTCATGCCGAGGTACTCGCGCAGGAAATCGTTCATCGAGAGATCGTCGCGCACATCGGTCGGGCCGTGCGGCTGGCCGTTGATGGTGATGCTCAATCTGGTCACGCGAGCACTCCCTTGAGC is a window encoding:
- a CDS encoding (2Fe-2S)-binding protein, coding for MTRLSITINGQPHGPTDVRDDLSMNDFLREYLGMTGTKFGCGAAQCLSCAVIVDNPDGTSYTSPTCVTSAVSFDGKAIRTVEGHAKDGELSALQKAFIAHFAFQCGYCTAGFLNEGQVLLERLAKTPVNRAELEQTVADALDGHLCRCTGYVKYHEAVRDVILADAKRYLVANQ